TCCTACTAGGTTCTGTTAAATGGGGCTTAGTTGTTCTTCCGTTTCCATTGTTGGTGTcctagtctcccttccaagtactgaccctacttagcttccaagatctggcaagatcaggctataccatgctacgTTCTCTAAATTAAAAATATGCAAATCAATATACAGaattacatcttttaaaaaatcatgaggAAGTATAAGATAATATGGTTGCTTTCTAAGTATCTGTAATACAGGCTCATCTTCTTGTTGGTTCCCTTGAAGTTTCTGTGATTAGATGGCTATCCCAGTGCTTGTTCACTCCCCTAATTAAGTTCAAAAAGCCAATTTCCTGTTATTCTAGTTTTCACCTCAAAGTAGTCCTCAGAGAGCTGAACTTGTTTGTTCTGAAGCCTTCTGAGAAATGTCAGTTGATGGTTGACTGAAGGGGTCTGGCCAGACAGAACAGAATATCAGATGTGCTGATTATGGACTCTAAGAGAGCTATCCTAGTCTAACatacttctgagtagatctgcctAGGATAGCTCTCCATAACCAGCACATCTGATATTCTGTTCTCTGGCCAGACCCCTTCAGCCAACCATCAACTGACATTTCTCAGACTATCAGCTATCCTCCAATGATACTGGATAGCGACTGACCAatcatttgtatttatttatttgagtcttataccccttccctccccaatgggaacccaaaacagcttacaatattGGTCTCCCCATCTGAATTTTATCCTCactcacaacaacaacccagtgaggtaaatTGACCTGAATGAGTCACAGGTTAAAGCTCACCCAGAGAATTTCTGTGGCAGTGTGGAGATTTGATCCTTGGTTTTCCAGGGTTCAGTACTCTGTTAAACAATGCTGCTCTTTTGTGGCTCTTTATGGCATATTTGGAGCGCCCTATCACataaataagagccccgtggcgcagagtggtaaagctgcagtactgcagtcagagccctctgctcacgacctgagttcgatcccagcagaagctggttcaggtagccagcttcaggttgactcagccttccatccttccgaggtcggtaaaatgagtacccagcttgctggggggaaagtgtagatgactggggaaggcaatggcaaaccaccccataacaagtctgccgtgaaaatgctgtgaaagcaacatcacctcagagtcgaaaacgactggtgcttgcacaggggactaccttttatttCATAAATATGAGCTGGACTCCTATAAATGCCCATAGCAAAAACTCCCTAATTGGGGATTGGGTGAGATTGAGAAAAAAAAGCTGGCTAGATCCAAACTGTTACTTACTTACAGTACATATGTCAGAGAATGAAGACCAGAAGagtgaaaaaggaaaaacaagagTGAGGAGGGGAGCAAAGGGAGATATTATCCTTGTCTGCAGGAGCATTTAGGTATCTGATGATCCAAGTGGATCCCAGATCTCCACAGGCTTAAAGGTTCAAAGTTCCAGGAAGGACTGCTTAGCTAAGCAGCCAAGTGAGAATCTGATCAGTGATTCAGGCAATTATCCAAAGGGAAACAAAATGGAGCAGGACTGCACAGTAAGAGGACTAGAGACACAGAGGACACTGTTCTAAGCTGTCTACAGGAGGGGAAGGTCTTGTTATAGAGACTGAGGATTGATAGAAACAAATATTTGATTTTTCTGGGGCAagagtgaggtaggtgggagaaGATTTAGTAAAATCAAAGTAAATGTGGttggggaggaagtggaagcACTCCTGGATCCTAGGTATTTCTCTAATCAGGGGACAAGGAAAGGCTTTGGGTCAGGGAGGAGAGGGGCTTGCAAAGCAGGATTTTTTTCAAACCAGGAAAACAGAAAGAAGAGGTTAGGATACCTTTTGGCATAATCACCTTAAGTTAGAAACTCAGGTCAATAGAGGTCCATCTGTTCAGTAACAGTAAAGCGAAACAACATGGCGTTATATACAATATGGCCCCTTTATTGGATTGAAATGCTTAGGATAAGAGCCACAGAGCAGAcaatatgtaattgtgacaccagaaattatagcacctatttttatgtattttaatctatatatgtaattgtattgtatttataatgtttatctgcttttaattgaatcatgacgtagtcatgtctgtgagccgccctgagcccgccttttggtgggggagggcgggatataaaaataaaatttatttattatttattatttacaatGACTGGAAGAGTCTCTCTGCATTTGTTCTTCATGCCAGATTGCCCATGGCCAAACTAGTTGCCTGCTGTGTTTCATAATTAAAATTCAaccatgataataataataattcaatttatatcccgctctccccgccgaagcaggctcagggtggctcacaacataaaaacttcaacaatgaaaacaatgcatattataaatcatacatacatattataaatcatacatttcCTGCTCTGCCATGCAAAGTTATGTCAGAGGAGTTATGTCGAAGTTAGCCAAGGAGCCAAGTGAGAATCTAATGAGTGATTCAGGGAATTATCCTGCCATTTCTCCTGGCCAATCGCGCTTCTTTGTCTTGCACCCCCAAGGTTCACCCAATTCTTTTGGTGAACACTTCTTAAGAGAAGGGCTGACCAGAGCAGGACAGATGGGCAGGTTAATAAGGCAGAGAAATGCTGGTATGCTAATGCACAAGTGCTGGCTTTGTAATTTAATGATCAGATTACCAAGATGACACATTGATGTCCATTGTGAGGTATGTATTATGAGCATGTAATCAGTGAATCATATTAACTTTATCTGATCAGAAATATTTATATAAAAGATTTTACCTGCATATTTAGTGTGGGTACATGGCAATATTGACCTGGTATTGATGATATGTGACACTGAGGAAAGCTAACTGCCAAAATAGGTTTGGCTCTTGTAATACATTTTGCAAGTTTGGCTCTTTTCTGGTGCACATTTCTGCATACATCTACAGATTTAGGTGCTATATTTATATCTGATATATTGATGTTGACCTTTGCTGTTTCTTGTGTCATCTTTGTATAGGACACCTGAATGCTGTATTTCGAGGGGAGGGTATATATCAGACTTTTTTACATGTACATGAACATTCTTACAATTCAGTGAATTCATGTGTTTATGTAGATGCTTTACCATCTTGCTCCATTTCCCCTTAACCTTTTGGGTTACGTAACCAATCAAAGGTTCCCCGATTGGGCATTTCCTCCTTTTTGTGAGTTTTACAGGtcattataagccactttgaggctcTTTAAGGGTATAAAAACAAACTACTCCTCCTCTTATTCagtatttttgcatttttatgcACATATCTGTGTATGCatacttggaagtcatggtgacctctggtgactgacccctactggggcgcTGGAGGTTAttaagggaggtggctgaataaatcctgcccccacctcctgacttctggtatttCAAGATCTCCCATCCTAGTTCTTGCTAgcatcaaccctgcttagcttccaagatctgacaaaatcaggcttgcCTAGGTGATCCAGGCCTCTTCTTAATATCCTTTGTCTCTTCTAGGGTTTCTGGACAAGATTCTTTCCTGTATCAGAGCAGATCCGGGCTCTGCTGGCCCAGAAGGCTCTCGGGGATGTGAAAGTGATCCAAGCACATCTGGGATTTCCAATGGAAGATGTCGAGAGACTGGTGAATAAAAAACTGGGAGGAGGCGTCATCTTGGACTTGGGGTGCTACTGCGTCCAATTTGCTTCTATGATCTTTGGGCCTGAAAGGCCACAATCCATCGTCGCCTCAGGACTGCTTCATGGCACAGGTGAAGTGGGAGGCTGGTGAAATGGGGGTCGCAGTGGCAAGGGAACAGAATGCCTATCCTCCAGCATATCAGGGCTGATGTGGGATAGCAGAGTGCAAGAAGAGGATCTTGGTTCAAAGCCTCACTCTGCAGCTGtgacagggtagggttgccagcctcccaccAGGGGTAGAGGATCTTCCACCCCTGGCTACTAATTagctcacagggttgccaatccccagttgggggaaggggatcccctagtttggagaccctccccacacttcagggttgtcagaaagcagggggggggaggaatgtctgctgggcactccattatgctctgtggagaccaattcccgtagggtataatggagaattgatctgtgggtatctcgggggcatgttttttgaggtggaggcaccagattttcagcatagcatccagtgcctctccttaaaaaacaaaaaatccagtttcaaaaagattggagcggggaccaattctatgagtcccaaaagaagttgcctcatcctctattatttccaatgaagggaagcagACTTCAGTAATTTTAGTTCCAACAGTGTTTTAGTTCATATTCAGTATGTTCTAAAGGAAATAGAAACTGAGGGGTTTGTGAGGCTATATGGGCGGAGGAGAACCAGATGCACCACTCTGAGCTGCTCATAGGTACAGCAGTATAAAAATGAACTAGAGAGATAACAGTTACACATGAACATTgaggccagctctgggttgggagattttggaggtggagcctggggagaggggagggtttggagagggatctcagcagggtatgccatatagtccaccttccaaagcagccattttctctgggggaagtgacctctgtagtctggagacctgttctaattccagatctccagcaaccacctCTCTCACAAGAGCCTCCTTACCACCACAGTAGCACACATCAACAAAGGGTCTGCTTTGCCCATCGTATCCATCCATTTCCCACAAACTCATCCTTGACAGATTTCAATGCCAAGGAAATGTCTGTTTTtagtaaaaacattttttaaaaatgttaattatTCTGCACATGCAGTATATCAACAAGTCAGCCACTGCAGGAATGGCATCAGCAGGTTGCATGTTGTATTCATGTTTGCACACGTGCACTTATGCAAGCACATGTGCTTGACAAGGGATTCatgttttcaccatcctgagttTTGATCTAATCTAATTTAGCAGGGACCTGATGCACACTGGAGTAACTGAAGATTTCGGGAGAGGAAATTGGGGTAAGGGAGAAATGAGGGTTGCCATGCTTTCAGAAGAAACTATTAGGCATCCATTGCTCTTCTTCTGTTTCCTAGGTGTGGATGAAACAGCTTCCATCATCCTCAACTACTCAGGGAACCGGCAGGCTGTTCTTACCGTCACCATGATGATCAGACTACCAGGAGAGGCATTAATTGGGGGGACTAAAGGAGTCATCCAGGTACCTGGTTAAGTGGTGGGGGATATAAAGGATTTAGAAATGGCATATAGGTGGTAATTAGAAGCAGGGGAGGAAGGTGAGCACTTACAGAATTATACTTCAGGGCAGGATCTTAGGGAAAACAAAGAACATGATTGATGAGCTTGATGAGGTGAGGCAGCATAATAACTAAGCTCCTGGGCTGTGTCTCTGAAAgttcctggtccaatccttttctCTCCCATGAACTCACTGGGTTTTTTAGCTGAGCAAACCCTGGCCTACATTGTAGGATTGTTGTTGACAGACCCTCCAGCATTTCACAGAATGGAAACTCGTCTTTTTGTGCAGCAAAACCTTCAGCAAACTTTGACTGAAGGACTTAGCCTTGTACAAGTGAACACAGGTCTATCCTGTGTACAGCTGTCAGAAAGAGCCAGCATGTGTTCATTTTACCATTGAAACTGGGAAGCAGTACCTGGTTAAATGTGGGCTTTAAACTGCACACTGAGCTGTGCATGTGTTGAACACGTatacaaaaaaatcaaaacatacaaaaaatcaAGTGTACATGAATCATATGTGCATTCACTGTTAACTTTTGAACAGGGCTCTGGACATGATCTTTTGAGTTATCCCCTCTGATCACATCTGTGTTAAATTACTACAGTGTGTTTTATACGGGTACATTCAATGCTTGTTCTGAAGCATCTCTTAATGCAGCAGCAAAATTAATGGCTGTCCTAAATCAGAGGATGTACTTTGACTTTTGGAAGCTATACACAGACTGCCAGGttattcaaagtgctggttttgaccttcacTGCCACGCAAACCTGTTAATCCCTTCCCATTACTACCcaaataatatttaaaagtaggcagaaaagcaaaattaaaaaaaaattaaaatggcagAATTAGGCAAATGTACTAAATGCGCATAGAATGCAGTCCTGAGAACTGTGATGGAAACCACCTCTATCCATTTTTTGTTTTGGATCAAGTGTGCAATTGCtatcaaactgagagccagtttggtgtaatggttaagtgcgcggactcttatctgggaaagctgggtttgattccccactcctccacttgcatctgctgcaatggccttggatcagccatagctttcttaggagttgtccttgaaagggcagctgctgtaagagctctcttagtctcacctacctcacaggctgtcttttggggagcggggaggtgaaggagattgtgactgctctgagactgagatttagATTATatggtaggatataaatccatatctTCTTCGAAACCCAAATCCCACTATATCTTTCAGGCACGCTTCAGATTCCTGTAACACAGACTCCAAAGCGTATTGTATCCTCTGGCCCTTGAAACAGCAATctgttggtctctctctctctctagatcCCCTCGCACATGAATTGTCCCACAATCATGTACCTGAAAGGCAACCGCTGGGAGTGGCCTCTTCCCCCCTCGCCAGAACCGCTCTTCTTTGAAAATGACATTGGGTTGCGATATGAAGCAGAGCACGTCCGTCAGTGCCTGTTGAAGGGTAACTACCTAGCAGTTGTGGTTTCTTTCACAGAACTGAGTGGGCAAAACAGCAAACGTACACCAAAGGCAGTGTAGTGAAATAGTTAGCATCAGACCAAGATCTGGGAATTTCTagttcagtccccccccccccccgccacacacacacattttgccaCAAAGTTCCCAGGGTGACTCACACATCTACTTATCTCAGCCCAACTTACTTCACAAGGTCATTCATTGGTGAGGATAGGATAGGGCTGAAGAGCTCCTCAGAAGACAGGTGGGATTAGAATTTGGGATTATCCACAAAAACTCACTGCTAGTAAAGAAACTAAGAAACTCTTTATGAGACATACAGTTGGCGGAATGACTGAGTCATTGCTGCCAGATATGGTGACTGCCTCtagcttttttgttgttcagttgcacagttgagtccgactctttgcgaccccatgggcaaagccATGCCAGACACTcttgtcctccaccatcctccgaagtctgcccaaattcgtgtttgttacatcagtaacactgtccagccttcTCATCTTTtggcatccccttcttcttttgccttctgtctttctagcTTAGGAGGCTTTGAAAATGACACCAATGGCTGGCAACTAGTTGCTAAAGTAGCCCTTCTTTTTTGGAATTAGCCCAAAGCTGAAGGACCAGCAATAGTTTTCATGGCTGCTGCTGAAGCATCTGCCCTATTCACTTATAAAGGAGTGGAGAGAAGCATCTATATTTAAGATCAGAGTGTGGGAGAAGAGTTCAGAATCCCCCATCCCTTACTTCCTATCTACCCGCTTTGTCCTTTATGGCATTACTCATCCAAGTTCTTCCTTATGCAGGTATAAAGGAAAGTCCTGTCATGCCCTTGTGTGAGAGTGAAGTCATAGCCACAATCCTGGATGAGATACGGAGGCAGATCGGAGTGCTCTACGAAGGAGAGGACACTACCAAGGACCAAAGTAAAAACGCCAAATCAACTTTTTTtggtcaaaaaaaaaatctatgaaaAATTACTCCACCTATCATCAGTGACTTCACCATATGgtttaaaaaggggagggggaagataaaatggaaaacctCTGAAAATAAACAGGACACAAACTTCCTGCATCAGCCTTTTTGATACAGTCTTTTGAACAAGGAGGGGAAACATCTAGTCCTCAATGTTCACTCTCATGCCATATGGCTTTCTGCTCAATGCTCCAAGAGAATCAGAGTGGAAGACTTCTCTGCCAACCTCAGGAACAAGCATCACAGACAAAGATTTTACTCCTCTCAAACTCACTTTCAGCTTTAATTTAAACCAGACAGTGAGTTTtagcctaaaaaggtaaaggtagtcccctgtgcaagcaccaatcgttttcaaCTTTagggtgacgttttcacagcagactttttatggggtgatttgccaatgccttccccactcatctacactttccccccagcaagcgaggtactcattttactgatctcggaaggatggaaggctgagtcaacctggaaccagctacctgaaccagcttctgctgggatcgaactcaagtcgtgagcagagggctctaacTTCaatagtgcagctttaccactctgtgccacggggctcttctagtTTTAGCCTACACCCAAGTATAATAGGGCACCTAAAAAGCTTCCATTCCCCTGGTTAAGAGAGAAGTGGGCAGACCACTGCAGTTCACACTACAGGGGGAAAAGGCACATTTTAAATCAGAGTTAACAGCAGAGGCAAGAACACATTCAGCTTTATGAAAATCTGCAGCCACATAAGGGACATAGATTAAGATGGGgagtcatgttagtctgtagcagtagaaaagagcaagagttccagcagcaccttaaagtctaacaaaattagcagcagggtatgagcttttgtgagtcagtgacaaattgttagtctttaaggtgctactgcactcttgctcttttctacagatATAAGGGATGGATGGGTAAGAATCCCCTAACTGAAGCATGCTGAACTAAGCCTAA
The sequence above is a segment of the Heteronotia binoei isolate CCM8104 ecotype False Entrance Well chromosome 15, APGP_CSIRO_Hbin_v1, whole genome shotgun sequence genome. Coding sequences within it:
- the LOC132583341 gene encoding trans-1,2-dihydrobenzene-1,2-diol dehydrogenase-like translates to MAIRWGICSAGKISHDFLVALKTLPPEDHQAVAIASRDLARSQEYARKHDIPRAYGSYEELAQDPNVDIVYVGSVHPQHHRLTILYLRAHKNVLCEKPLAMNAAEVRDMIRVARECNVFLMEGFWTRFFPVSEQIRALLAQKALGDVKVIQAHLGFPMEDVERLVNKKLGGGVILDLGCYCVQFASMIFGPERPQSIVASGLLHGTGVDETASIILNYSGNRQAVLTVTMMIRLPGEALIGGTKGVIQIPSHMNCPTIMYLKGNRWEWPLPPSPEPLFFENDIGLRYEAEHVRQCLLKGIKESPVMPLCESEVIATILDEIRRQIGVLYEGEDTTKDQSKNAKSTFFGQKKNL